The following proteins come from a genomic window of Gammaproteobacteria bacterium:
- the apaG gene encoding Co2+/Mg2+ efflux protein ApaG, whose protein sequence is MIQQKIYDIQVHVKPQYLPDQSSPTLGRYTFAYTVTITNTGNQAARLLSRHWIITDATGKVQETRGEGVVGETPYLRPGDSYEYTSGTVMDSPVGCMEGSYQMLADDGIQFDATIPAFTLSIPRALH, encoded by the coding sequence ATGATTCAGCAGAAAATTTACGATATCCAGGTACACGTCAAACCCCAATACCTGCCCGACCAGTCGTCACCGACATTGGGCCGGTACACTTTCGCCTACACCGTCACCATCACCAACACCGGCAACCAGGCCGCACGCCTGCTCAGCCGCCACTGGATCATCACCGACGCCACCGGCAAGGTGCAGGAAACCCGAGGTGAAGGTGTGGTCGGAGAAACCCCCTATTTGCGTCCCGGCGACAGCTACGAGTACACCAGCGGCACCGTCATGGACAGCCCGGTCGGCTGCATGGAAGGCAGCTACCAGATGCTGGCAGACGACGGCATCCAGTTCGACGCCACCATCCCTGCCTTTACCCTGAGCATCCCCCGAGCCCTGCACTAG
- a CDS encoding GAF domain-containing protein — MISPSDILSRIEKLNSLGISLSAEKDKHKLLKKILEGVQTITNADGGTLYLLDEPKKHLRFEILQNHSKGIYLGGPGQPPINLAPVRLRLANGKSDTSTVAAYAANTGTTVNIADAYESQGFDFSGTKEYDRIIGYRSKSFLTIPMRNHESDVIGVLQLINSTDKSTGEVVPFTSEDQRLAESLASQAAVALTTHILITDLQVLLEKFIGVIADAIDEKSPYTGSHCRRIPEIAMMFAQAIHDNEHGPLAEVRFSDEHMYEIKIAALMHDCGKITTPVHVIEKSTKLETIFDRMELINSRFETLYRDAEIDWLKVQLDANGDKKKLKAAEKHYRDTLAQLNDDQRFLQQSNKGSESMSADAQNRVKEIAKRQWRDSEGQQRPLLTENEVLNLNIVKGTLTSDERAIINGHISTTLRMLESLPFPKHLKNVPEIAGGHHEHMDGSGYPRGLTRDQMSVQARMMGITDIFEALTSADRPYKKPMPLSQALGILAKMRDDQHIDADLFEIFIRQKVYLQYAEKFLKPEQMDHIDEAALLQRSRAHQRKSA; from the coding sequence ATGATTTCGCCGTCGGACATTCTGTCACGCATTGAAAAGCTCAACAGCCTGGGTATTTCCCTGTCTGCTGAAAAGGACAAACACAAACTTCTGAAAAAAATTCTAGAAGGCGTGCAGACCATCACCAATGCCGATGGCGGCACCCTGTATCTGCTCGACGAGCCCAAAAAGCACCTGCGGTTTGAAATTTTGCAAAACCATTCCAAAGGCATTTATCTGGGCGGCCCCGGTCAACCCCCCATCAACCTGGCCCCAGTGCGTCTACGCCTGGCCAATGGCAAATCCGATACCTCGACCGTCGCGGCGTACGCGGCCAACACCGGCACCACCGTCAACATTGCCGATGCCTACGAAAGCCAGGGATTTGATTTTAGCGGCACCAAAGAATACGACCGCATCATTGGCTATCGTTCCAAATCGTTCTTAACCATCCCGATGCGTAATCACGAAAGCGATGTCATCGGTGTGCTGCAATTGATTAACAGCACCGACAAATCCACCGGCGAAGTTGTCCCCTTCACCAGCGAAGACCAACGTCTGGCCGAATCGCTGGCCTCACAGGCCGCCGTGGCATTGACCACCCACATTTTGATCACCGACTTGCAGGTATTGCTGGAAAAATTTATTGGCGTTATCGCCGACGCCATCGACGAAAAATCACCTTACACCGGCTCTCACTGCCGACGCATTCCAGAAATTGCAATGATGTTTGCCCAGGCCATTCACGACAATGAACACGGCCCGCTGGCAGAGGTGCGCTTTTCTGACGAGCACATGTACGAAATTAAAATTGCTGCGCTGATGCACGACTGCGGCAAAATCACCACGCCGGTGCATGTCATCGAAAAGTCCACCAAACTGGAAACCATTTTCGACCGCATGGAATTAATCAATTCACGATTTGAAACGCTGTATCGCGATGCTGAAATTGATTGGCTGAAGGTGCAACTTGACGCTAATGGCGACAAGAAAAAACTCAAAGCGGCAGAAAAGCACTATCGCGATACGCTTGCCCAGCTCAATGACGACCAGCGTTTTTTGCAGCAAAGCAACAAAGGCAGCGAGTCCATGAGCGCCGATGCACAGAATCGCGTCAAAGAGATTGCCAAACGCCAATGGCGCGACAGCGAAGGCCAGCAGCGGCCGTTGCTCACTGAAAATGAAGTCCTCAATCTCAACATCGTCAAAGGCACCTTGACCAGCGACGAACGCGCCATCATCAACGGCCACATTTCCACCACCCTTCGCATGCTGGAATCACTGCCCTTCCCCAAGCATCTGAAAAATGTGCCCGAGATCGCCGGTGGTCATCACGAGCACATGGACGGCAGCGGCTATCCACGCGGTTTAACCCGAGACCAAATGTCAGTGCAGGCGCGCATGATGGGCATCACCGATATTTTTGAAGCGCTCACTTCCGCCGACCGCCCCTACAAAAAACCCATGCCCCTCAGCCAGGCATTGGGCATCCTGGCAAAAATGCGCGATGACCAGCACATTGATGCCGACTTGTTCGAAATTTTTATTCGGCAAAAAGTCTATCTGCAATACGCGGAAAAATTCCTCAAACCCGAGCAGATGGATCACATCGACGAAGCTGCGCTGTTACAGCGTTCGCGTGCGCACCAGCGCAAAAGCGCCTAG
- a CDS encoding UvrD-helicase domain-containing protein, producing MQNNPLLAAHPRHNAVVKASAGVGKTYLLVTRLLRLLLAGAQPDAILAVTFTRKAAAEMQTRLLERLLELCASDDQQLRKQLRDIGEDDSDATCQRARQLFEQLLRHPIKVKTTTFHAFCQDILRRFPLEADVPPGFALLDKTTLLLDSAWDAMCDQATRAPNDELALALETLFSHCGTLNSAREALDQFINFRADWWAYIADQTDPVAYASQRLQQQLDINADDKPLALLQNESTQQQLRTFAQLLAKHQTATNEKFAQTLADALANTPDHEAFFSSVQEVFFSQSGPRSRKASKAQQKSMGVDGEQQFLQIHSEMCALLDRINDLRARHKTYQRSHAWYLAGNHFLQQYQRLKQEQRQLDFGDLEWKAYQLLSNSDNAHWVQFKLDQRIDHLLVDEFQDTNPTQWRLLLPLLEEMAQAQRDSRSVFLVGDDKQSIYGFRRADPRLLDQAGQWLKHHLDARQYPMDKSRRSSPAIMDVVNNTFAHEQMQPLMPFFTPHDTHQTLWGQAELLPLCRAEDSDANDEEEISIELRNPLEQPRAGGEAHASTLEASLVAQKIRQLIDQQTPIGDEKNARACRYRDIMLLLRSRTHVQAFETALREHGIPYLGADRGTLLETREVQDMVALLELLTLPFNNLALATCLKSPLFSCSDDDLTLIAQHCSAQKSWMDTLLADDNFAAPLSPALQRARELLSQWLPLALHTPIHDLVDHIYHQGDVLARYQASIPFFLRQRAQRNLGKFLQLALEVDSGRYPSSGRFLATLAEMRGNTDEAPNEASPGESADAVRIMTIHSAKGLEAPVVFLLDSARETQARHANKALVYWADDNTSEQNKPEYFFLLGKKDDQDAISQQLLQQLATRNQQEDANLLYVAITRARQLLFISGSQGKRSSNGGWYGQLQQSWPHDDEQQPQIICSNTPPAIRQTDTTTTPQPQPQLDWLHQAATSDSNEQASSPSELGNDELVDSEWQGEHNRQRGNAIHRCLQLLSEQPTLDRMQLKNQLAFEINVSHDADILQLAIDEAMQTQQHPATHHLFDSTSIQRSWNEVPVQYRQRQQQQHGIIDRLVETDNGIIICDYKTHRVQGEQLAQTAQHYFPQLQAYVDGIRQLWPNKTIQAQLVFTHTNTVVAVPLETRP from the coding sequence ATGCAAAATAATCCCTTGTTGGCCGCCCATCCCCGACACAACGCCGTGGTTAAAGCCTCTGCCGGCGTGGGCAAGACCTATCTGCTCGTGACCCGCCTGCTGCGTCTGCTGCTGGCCGGCGCACAGCCCGATGCCATCCTCGCAGTCACCTTTACCCGCAAAGCGGCGGCAGAAATGCAAACCCGCCTGCTCGAACGCCTGCTGGAACTGTGCGCCAGCGACGATCAACAACTGCGCAAACAACTTCGCGACATTGGCGAAGATGACAGCGACGCCACCTGTCAGCGCGCCCGCCAGTTGTTCGAACAACTGCTACGCCATCCCATCAAGGTTAAAACCACCACCTTCCACGCCTTCTGCCAGGACATTCTGCGCCGATTTCCGCTGGAAGCCGACGTGCCGCCAGGTTTCGCCCTGCTGGACAAAACCACCTTGCTGTTGGACAGCGCCTGGGACGCAATGTGCGATCAGGCCACGCGTGCGCCCAACGACGAACTGGCGCTCGCACTGGAAACCCTGTTCAGCCACTGCGGCACGCTCAACAGTGCCCGCGAAGCCCTGGATCAATTTATCAATTTCCGTGCGGACTGGTGGGCCTACATCGCCGACCAGACTGATCCCGTTGCCTATGCCAGCCAGCGCCTGCAACAACAACTCGACATCAATGCCGACGACAAACCGCTCGCGCTGTTGCAAAACGAATCCACACAACAACAATTGCGCACTTTTGCGCAACTGCTGGCCAAACATCAGACTGCCACCAACGAGAAATTCGCCCAAACCCTTGCCGATGCGCTCGCCAATACACCGGACCACGAGGCGTTTTTCAGCAGCGTGCAGGAAGTATTTTTCAGCCAAAGCGGACCTCGCTCACGCAAGGCCAGCAAAGCCCAGCAAAAATCCATGGGCGTGGATGGTGAACAACAGTTTCTGCAAATTCACAGCGAAATGTGCGCATTGCTCGATCGCATCAACGACCTCCGGGCACGACATAAAACCTATCAGCGCAGCCATGCCTGGTATCTGGCCGGCAATCATTTTTTGCAACAATACCAGCGCCTGAAACAGGAACAACGCCAACTGGATTTTGGTGATCTGGAATGGAAGGCGTATCAACTGCTGAGCAACAGCGACAATGCCCACTGGGTGCAATTCAAACTCGACCAGCGCATTGATCATTTGCTGGTGGATGAATTTCAGGACACCAACCCCACGCAATGGCGACTGCTGCTGCCACTGCTGGAAGAAATGGCCCAGGCACAACGCGACAGTCGTTCAGTGTTTCTGGTGGGTGATGACAAACAATCCATTTACGGATTTCGTCGCGCCGATCCGCGCCTGCTTGATCAAGCCGGTCAATGGCTGAAACACCATCTGGATGCGCGCCAGTATCCGATGGATAAATCACGCCGATCCTCACCAGCCATCATGGATGTGGTCAACAACACGTTTGCGCACGAGCAAATGCAACCGCTCATGCCGTTTTTTACGCCGCATGATACGCATCAAACACTGTGGGGCCAGGCAGAATTACTGCCCCTTTGTCGCGCCGAAGACAGCGATGCCAACGATGAAGAAGAAATCAGCATCGAACTGCGCAATCCACTCGAACAACCACGCGCTGGCGGTGAAGCCCATGCCAGCACGCTTGAAGCCAGTTTGGTCGCGCAAAAAATCCGTCAATTGATCGATCAGCAAACGCCGATTGGCGACGAAAAAAATGCCCGCGCCTGTCGCTATCGCGACATCATGTTGCTGTTGCGCTCACGCACCCACGTTCAGGCATTTGAAACGGCGCTGCGCGAACACGGCATTCCCTATCTGGGCGCGGACCGTGGCACTCTGCTTGAAACGCGCGAAGTTCAGGACATGGTGGCGCTGCTGGAATTGCTCACGCTGCCATTCAACAATCTGGCGCTGGCCACCTGCCTCAAGTCGCCACTGTTTTCCTGCAGCGATGACGATCTAACGCTCATTGCACAACATTGTTCCGCACAAAAAAGCTGGATGGATACGCTACTGGCCGATGACAATTTTGCCGCGCCGCTCTCGCCTGCCTTGCAGCGCGCCCGCGAATTATTGTCGCAATGGCTGCCGCTGGCCTTGCACACGCCCATTCATGATCTGGTTGATCACATTTATCACCAGGGCGATGTGCTGGCGCGTTACCAAGCCAGTATCCCGTTTTTTTTACGCCAACGGGCACAGCGCAATCTGGGCAAATTTCTGCAACTGGCGCTTGAGGTCGACAGTGGCCGCTATCCCAGCAGTGGTCGCTTTCTGGCTACGCTGGCTGAAATGCGTGGCAACACTGACGAAGCGCCCAACGAAGCCAGTCCAGGTGAAAGTGCCGATGCAGTGCGCATCATGACCATTCACTCTGCCAAGGGACTGGAGGCGCCGGTGGTGTTTTTGCTCGACAGCGCGCGCGAAACCCAGGCCCGCCACGCCAACAAGGCGCTGGTCTACTGGGCAGATGACAACACCTCCGAGCAAAACAAACCGGAGTATTTTTTCCTGCTCGGCAAAAAAGACGATCAGGACGCGATCAGCCAACAACTGCTGCAACAACTGGCCACGCGCAACCAGCAGGAAGATGCCAATCTGCTGTACGTTGCCATCACGCGCGCACGGCAATTGTTGTTCATCTCCGGCAGTCAGGGAAAACGCAGCAGCAACGGCGGCTGGTACGGCCAGTTGCAACAATCGTGGCCGCATGATGACGAACAACAGCCACAAATTATTTGTTCCAACACACCGCCGGCAATTCGCCAAACTGACACAACCACCACGCCGCAACCACAACCGCAGCTGGATTGGTTGCATCAAGCGGCCACCAGCGACAGTAACGAACAGGCGTCCAGCCCCAGTGAACTCGGCAACGATGAACTGGTCGACAGCGAATGGCAGGGCGAACACAATCGCCAGCGCGGCAATGCGATTCATCGCTGCTTGCAATTGCTCAGCGAGCAGCCCACGCTGGATCGGATGCAATTAAAAAATCAGTTGGCGTTTGAAATTAACGTCAGCCACGATGCCGATATTTTGCAACTGGCCATTGACGAAGCCATGCAAACACAACAGCATCCGGCAACGCATCATCTGTTCGATAGCACCAGCATTCAACGCAGCTGGAACGAGGTCCCGGTGCAATATCGTCAACGCCAACAGCAGCAACACGGCATCATCGACCGTCTGGTGGAAACCGACAACGGCATTATCATCTGCGATTACAAAACCCATCGCGTGCAAGGCGAGCAACTGGCACAAACCGCGCAACACTATTTCCCACAACTACAGGCCTATGTCGATGGCATACGCCAATTGTGGCCAAACAAAACCATACAGGCACAACTGGTATTCACTCACACCAACACCGTCGTTGCGGTCCCCCTGGAAACACGCCCTTAG
- a CDS encoding tetratricopeptide repeat protein codes for MSTNEFVHVVTETSFEQDVIQRSQHVPVVVDYWADWCNPCKILMPILAKLAGEYKGAFHLAKINTEQQRNLSAQHGIRSLPTVRIYRHGEVVDEFNGAIPESRVREIIEKHIHRPEDELLQQALPLLASQQTAQAVPLLQQALQLNPHSIKTLTSLADAYLALNMSDELATMIQNLPVNLAEDSSLQVYVSRMRFVQRLQNAPDQASLEQRIAANDSDVEAHYLLAAYRATQQQWEAAMDGFLKVISLDRKFGDDAGRKAVLEIFNILGGSGPVVTMYRVKMARLLH; via the coding sequence ATGAGCACTAACGAATTTGTTCACGTTGTCACCGAAACCAGTTTCGAGCAAGACGTCATACAGCGCTCACAACACGTTCCTGTTGTGGTCGACTATTGGGCTGACTGGTGCAACCCCTGCAAAATTCTGATGCCTATCCTGGCCAAACTCGCCGGTGAATATAAAGGCGCGTTTCATCTGGCCAAGATCAACACCGAACAACAGCGCAATTTGTCCGCACAGCACGGAATACGCTCGCTGCCCACGGTGCGCATTTATCGCCACGGTGAAGTGGTTGACGAGTTCAACGGCGCGATTCCGGAAAGTCGGGTGCGCGAAATTATTGAAAAACACATCCACCGCCCGGAAGATGAATTGCTGCAGCAAGCGCTTCCGCTTCTTGCCTCGCAGCAAACAGCCCAGGCAGTTCCGCTGCTGCAACAGGCACTGCAACTCAATCCACACAGCATAAAAACACTCACGTCATTAGCCGATGCCTATTTGGCGCTGAACATGAGTGATGAACTGGCGACAATGATACAAAATTTGCCGGTCAATCTGGCCGAAGACAGCAGTTTGCAAGTCTATGTTTCACGCATGCGCTTCGTTCAACGGCTGCAAAACGCACCGGATCAGGCCAGCCTGGAACAACGCATTGCCGCCAATGACAGCGATGTGGAAGCCCATTATCTGCTCGCAGCCTATCGGGCCACTCAGCAACAATGGGAAGCAGCGATGGATGGTTTTTTGAAAGTCATTTCGCTGGATCGAAAATTCGGCGATGACGCCGGACGCAAAGCCGTGCTGGAAATTTTTAATATTCTCGGCGGCAGCGGCCCAGTGGTAACCATGTATCGAGTAAAAATGGCGCGCCTGCTTCACTAG
- a CDS encoding VTT domain-containing protein, translating to MKNNLGKWLLLVLIVAGVLVASYFRDQLDVAALQAQISDTGAAGGLLFMLIYALGTVLFFPGAVLTLVGGALFGPVLGTVYNLTGATLGATVAFLLARYIASDWVEQKSTGRVKQLKQGVENEGWRFVAFVRLVPLFPFNLLNYALGLTRIPLLQFVLASYVFMLPGAIAYTYLGYAGREAVAGGDGLIQKILLAVALLAVAMFLPRFIKQMKRQMISVDELQQRQQNAESLLVVDVRNADEFRGELGHIAGAINIPLEALPQRLAELGADKAQPIALICHTDRRSSKAAELLARHAFSHLRVVKGGMRAWRGRGYAVQ from the coding sequence ATGAAAAATAATCTTGGCAAATGGTTGTTGTTGGTGCTGATTGTCGCAGGCGTGTTGGTTGCCAGTTATTTTCGTGATCAATTGGATGTGGCGGCATTGCAGGCGCAAATCAGCGATACGGGTGCGGCTGGCGGTTTGCTGTTCATGCTGATTTACGCCTTGGGCACGGTGCTGTTTTTTCCTGGTGCGGTGTTGACACTTGTTGGTGGAGCCTTGTTTGGCCCAGTGCTGGGAACGGTTTATAACCTGACCGGCGCGACCTTGGGGGCCACGGTGGCATTTTTGTTAGCGCGCTACATTGCTTCGGATTGGGTTGAGCAGAAATCCACAGGCCGGGTGAAACAGCTCAAACAGGGCGTGGAAAACGAAGGCTGGCGGTTTGTCGCCTTTGTTCGTTTGGTGCCGCTGTTTCCGTTTAATTTACTGAACTATGCGTTGGGATTGACGCGAATTCCGCTGCTGCAATTTGTGCTGGCGTCGTATGTTTTCATGCTGCCTGGCGCAATTGCCTACACCTATCTTGGTTATGCAGGTCGCGAAGCCGTTGCCGGTGGTGATGGTTTAATTCAAAAAATTCTGTTGGCTGTGGCTTTGTTGGCGGTGGCGATGTTTTTGCCGCGCTTTATCAAGCAAATGAAGCGGCAGATGATTAGCGTTGATGAACTGCAGCAGCGTCAACAAAATGCGGAGTCATTGCTGGTAGTGGATGTGCGCAATGCTGACGAATTTCGTGGCGAATTGGGGCACATTGCTGGCGCGATCAATATTCCGCTGGAGGCTCTGCCGCAGCGTCTGGCCGAATTGGGTGCGGATAAGGCACAACCGATTGCACTGATTTGTCATACAGATCGACGTTCCAGCAAGGCTGCGGAGCTGCTGGCGCGGCATGCGTTTAGCCACTTGCGTGTGGTGAAAGGCGGCATGCGCGCCTGGCGTGGCCGCGGTTACGCGGTGCAATGA
- a CDS encoding sterol desaturase family protein, which translates to MAFAEFVAQHEVTIRMGFFFGTLMLMGVWETLAPARMLTVSRGVRWLNNLGLVFLNSFILRLLFPAAAVGMAAFAAQQGWGLLNHYPLSLPLAVLVSVVALDFIIYLQHVLVHAVPTLWRLHRVHHADPDYDVTTGARFHPLEIILSMLIKFAAIIVLGPPVIAIVVFEVILNAMAMFNHGNVRLPASLDAVLRWLIVTPDMHRVHHSVEDNEANSNFGFNLAIWDRLFGTYIAQPRHGHQGMTIGIHHYREAKQVTWLPGMLSLPFKGKITGYAINRRQWSNSDEK; encoded by the coding sequence ATGGCTTTTGCAGAGTTTGTTGCCCAGCATGAAGTAACCATTCGCATGGGCTTCTTTTTTGGCACCCTGATGTTGATGGGGGTGTGGGAGACGCTGGCACCGGCGCGGATGCTGACGGTTTCCAGAGGTGTGCGCTGGCTGAACAATCTTGGCCTGGTCTTTCTCAACAGTTTTATTCTGCGACTGCTGTTTCCGGCGGCGGCCGTGGGCATGGCTGCGTTTGCGGCGCAGCAGGGCTGGGGATTGTTGAACCACTATCCACTGTCATTGCCGCTGGCGGTGCTGGTGTCGGTGGTGGCGCTGGATTTCATTATTTATCTGCAACATGTGCTGGTGCATGCCGTGCCGACGTTGTGGCGTTTGCATCGCGTGCATCACGCAGATCCTGATTACGACGTGACGACTGGCGCGCGTTTTCATCCGCTGGAAATCATTTTGTCGATGCTGATCAAGTTTGCCGCCATCATTGTGCTGGGGCCGCCGGTGATTGCCATCGTGGTGTTTGAAGTGATTTTGAATGCGATGGCGATGTTTAATCACGGTAATGTGCGTTTGCCAGCTTCGCTGGATGCGGTGCTGCGCTGGTTGATTGTGACACCGGACATGCACCGCGTGCATCACTCGGTGGAGGATAACGAAGCCAACAGCAATTTTGGTTTTAATCTGGCGATCTGGGATAGATTGTTTGGCACATACATCGCGCAGCCGCGACATGGTCATCAGGGAATGACCATCGGTATTCATCACTATCGTGAGGCCAAGCAGGTGACGTGGTTGCCGGGAATGTTGAGTTTGCCTTTTAAAGGCAAGATTACTGGCTATGCCATTAATCGTCGGCAGTGGAGTAACAGCGATGAAAAATAA
- a CDS encoding metalloregulator ArsR/SmtB family transcription factor produces MSSFKKQLFTQFAHIAKAMSSANRLEILEFLAQREYSVEDLAQRMDLSIANTSHHLQQLRHAGLVTSRKDGLRVFYRLSGNDVSMLLDQLRGVAERHLDEVGTLIDTYLRAKDDMEPIPRDTLLQRAKEGSVTVLDVRPAEEFAAGHLPGAINIPLADLKKQLGQLDSQHEIVAYCRGPYCVLAFDAVKLLREQGLSARRLEDGFPEWQNAGLPVEKTDKQ; encoded by the coding sequence ATGAGCAGTTTTAAAAAACAGCTATTCACCCAGTTTGCCCATATTGCCAAGGCAATGAGCAGCGCCAACCGATTGGAAATACTGGAATTTTTAGCCCAGCGTGAATACTCGGTCGAAGACCTGGCGCAGCGGATGGACCTGAGCATTGCCAACACCTCACATCACCTGCAGCAACTGCGCCACGCCGGCCTTGTCACCAGCCGCAAGGACGGCCTGCGGGTGTTTTATCGACTCAGTGGCAACGATGTTTCAATGCTACTTGATCAATTACGCGGTGTCGCTGAACGCCATCTGGACGAGGTTGGGACGCTCATTGACACCTACCTGCGCGCCAAGGACGACATGGAACCCATCCCCCGCGACACCCTGCTACAACGCGCCAAGGAAGGCTCGGTCACTGTTTTGGACGTCCGCCCTGCCGAAGAGTTCGCCGCGGGTCACCTTCCCGGTGCCATTAACATTCCGCTGGCGGATTTGAAAAAACAACTGGGACAACTGGATAGCCAACACGAAATCGTGGCCTACTGCCGAGGCCCTTACTGCGTATTGGCGTTTGATGCGGTAAAACTATTGCGCGAACAAGGACTGTCAGCGCGACGTTTGGAAGATGGCTTTCCCGAATGGCAAAATGCGGGGTTGCCGGTTGAGAAAACAGACAAACAATAA
- a CDS encoding SDR family NAD(P)-dependent oxidoreductase, translated as MANKHTILVTGASSGIGAACAAKFAAQGFTVYASVRKEKDAEALKKIDNNIRPLILDVCDSMSIANAYRRISQEMTENETFSLINNAGAVAMIAPLECVNIDDARQQLEVNVIGTLAVTQAFMPLLRQTQGRVVMVTSLSGRVAFPFWGAYVASKFALEGMTDALRMETQGQGIKVSIVEPGPIKTSIWERSRSRSETSQKTFDAQRLQPYEPAISRYLATVGAPDKNAVSVDCVVQVIETALRATNPKPRYRVGQAKIVAPLAWLLPSRWMDAILRKQFGL; from the coding sequence ATGGCCAACAAGCATACGATTCTTGTTACCGGTGCCTCCAGTGGTATTGGTGCCGCTTGCGCGGCAAAATTCGCGGCGCAGGGTTTCACCGTTTATGCATCGGTGCGCAAAGAAAAAGATGCAGAAGCCTTAAAGAAAATAGACAACAATATCCGGCCATTGATTCTTGATGTTTGCGACAGCATGTCGATTGCCAACGCCTATCGTCGCATTAGTCAGGAAATGACGGAAAACGAGACATTTTCGTTGATCAATAACGCCGGCGCAGTTGCGATGATTGCGCCGCTGGAATGCGTCAATATTGATGATGCGCGTCAGCAACTGGAAGTGAATGTCATCGGCACGTTGGCGGTGACGCAGGCGTTCATGCCATTGTTGCGGCAGACCCAAGGTCGGGTGGTGATGGTGACTTCGTTGTCGGGACGTGTGGCGTTTCCATTCTGGGGAGCATATGTTGCGTCAAAGTTCGCGCTGGAAGGCATGACTGATGCGCTGCGTATGGAAACCCAGGGGCAAGGCATCAAGGTCAGCATCGTTGAACCGGGGCCGATAAAAACCTCGATTTGGGAGCGCAGTCGATCTCGCAGTGAGACATCGCAGAAAACGTTCGATGCGCAGCGGTTGCAGCCCTACGAGCCGGCGATTTCCAGGTACTTGGCAACGGTAGGGGCACCGGATAAAAATGCCGTGTCTGTGGATTGTGTGGTGCAGGTGATTGAAACTGCGTTGCGTGCAACCAATCCTAAACCGCGTTATCGCGTTGGCCAGGCCAAAATCGTTGCGCCGCTGGCCTGGCTGCTGCCCAGCCGCTGGATGGATGCCATTTTACGCAAGCAGTTTGGGCTGTAG